One window of the Perca fluviatilis chromosome 5, GENO_Pfluv_1.0, whole genome shotgun sequence genome contains the following:
- the birc5b gene encoding baculoviral IAP repeat-containing protein 5b: MVSMDVLATRFYSYDKMYSHDLREQSFSDWPFREECNCTPEKMATAGFVHCPSENEPDVASCFFCLIELEGWEPDDDPWSEHVKRSPNCGFLNMQKDFTELTVAEFCHKERERLKVFIKKVCHKKMACLRDLIDHSLDSLKAQSLYV; encoded by the exons ATGGTCAGCATGGATGTATTGGCAACCAGGTTTTACTCATATGACAAAATGTACAGTCATGATTTACGCGAGCAAAGCTTTTCAGACTGGCCATTTAGAGAGGAATGTAACTGCACACCTGAAAAG ATGGCCACGGCTGGGTTTGTCCACTGCCCCAGTGAGAATGAGCCTGatgttgctagctgtttcttcTGTCTGATCGAGCTTGAGGGCTGGGAGCCAGATGATGATCCCTG GTCTGAACACGTAAAACGCTCCCCTAACTGTGGATTCTTAAACATGCAGAAAGACTTCACCGAGCTGACTGTGGCTGAATTCTGTCATAAGGAAAGGGAGAGGCTAAAGGTCTTCATT AAAAAGGTTTGTCATAAGAAGATGGCATGTTTGCGGGATCTCATAGATCATTCACTTGACAGCCTTAAAGCTCAGTCTCTATATGTTTGA